In Gammaproteobacteria bacterium, the DNA window CGGCTTTCCGGAAGATGGACCTCGCCGTGGACCGTCGGGTTCTCGTTCCTCGTTCGGAAACGGAACTGCTCGCGGGAGAGGTGCTGGCCTGGGCCGCGGGGCGCGCGGGCGCCGGCCTCCGGGCGCTCGACCTGGGAACCGGCTGCGGTGCTCTGGCCCTGGCCCTCGCCACGGAAGGCGACTTCGCCGGCATCGTGGCCACCGACCTGAGCCGCGACGCGCTCGAGGTGGCTTCGCTCAACCATGGGCAATACCATGACGGGGCTCCGCTGGAGTTCAGGGCGGGATCGCTGTACGAGCCCCTCGGACGCGACGAGCGCTTCGACGTGATCGTGTCCAACCCTCCCTACATCCCCAGTGCCGAACTGGAGGGCCTGGAGCCGGAGGTGCGGGACTGGGAGCCCCGACGGGCGCTGGACGCGGGTGCCGACGGCATGCAGGTGCTGGAACCGCTGATCGCCGGTGCGCCGCGGCATCTGGCGCCCGCGGGTCTGCTGGCGCTGGAGGTGGGCGCCGATCAGGCGGCTCGGGCAGCGCGCCGGATCGACGAAACGGGCGCCTTCGCCCGGGTGCGCGTCATCCCCGACCTTGCGGGCCGCGAACGGATGGTGCTGGCACACCGGCACCGGAACGAGGACCGATAACGGGAGGCTGAATGGCGGCGATCGAGGAGATGGCGCGCGAACTGGGTCTGGCCCTGGGCCGGACCGCTCAGTATCAGGATCTGCAACGTGCCGCGCGGCGCGCCGATGACGATCGCGAGCTGGCGACCCTGCGAAGCGAGCTGGCGAAGCTGGAGGAGAGCGTGGCCCGGAGCGTGCGCGCCGGCGAGGAGCCCGCGCCCGAAGTGGCCGAGGAATACGAAAAGGCGTTCGGGCGCCTGCAGGCGAGTCCGGCGTACCAGGGGCTGGTTGCGGCCCAGGCCAACTTCGACCGGGTGCTGGGCCGTGTGAACGAGGGCATCTCGAAGGCCATCGAGGAAGGCGCGAAATCGCGCATCATCATCAGTTCCTG includes these proteins:
- the prmC gene encoding peptide chain release factor N(5)-glutamine methyltransferase, yielding MSTLSLERPSGRVPGREEPWTVLNLILWSAHYLDEKGVPGARLDAEHLLADTLGVPRLELYLQHDRPLEASELAAFKPRLLRRARREPLQYILGRAAFRKMDLAVDRRVLVPRSETELLAGEVLAWAAGRAGAGLRALDLGTGCGALALALATEGDFAGIVATDLSRDALEVASLNHGQYHDGAPLEFRAGSLYEPLGRDERFDVIVSNPPYIPSAELEGLEPEVRDWEPRRALDAGADGMQVLEPLIAGAPRHLAPAGLLALEVGADQAARAARRIDETGAFARVRVIPDLAGRERMVLAHRHRNEDR
- a CDS encoding YlbF family regulator, translated to MAAIEEMARELGLALGRTAQYQDLQRAARRADDDRELATLRSELAKLEESVARSVRAGEEPAPEVAEEYEKAFGRLQASPAYQGLVAAQANFDRVLGRVNEGISKAIEEGAKSRIIISS